In Anaerolineae bacterium, one DNA window encodes the following:
- a CDS encoding glutamate mutase L has translation MVERFAVGSILTVDWGSLWTKAFLIDRADGNYRFVAKGWAPTFEHDPLRSLQEAISRIEKATGRRLTGTEGMPLIPERELDGVDFFTASVSFPPPLKVMLMGLSEISLEAARRAVKCYYTKETGSFSYLTEESRNARIERLLRTFNENLPDLILIAGGAERSNPAPLVEMAQMLSLVYPLFPVPWKPPVIFAGNSAAYGPVEELLSGLTQLRLVENLMPSLEEQNIGTLFRELEELYRQLRISEIYNLGYLRSTLSAPLIPSLSSFTLIVRYLSSLYGFEGGVLGVDAGGTYITIIGAKKDNFLTVVQSDLSPCRAYFLLKDLERVTRWLPIEVDHEKVAEAILEKALRPETISLTKEELLLEGAILRETLMEAFLTAQEPLKAFFGPELSVDMIVLTGGALSSFPIVGWLTLAVIDAFQLSGITMLAVDRLGLCTPLGSLVYINPQAVFEILERDALTPVGTVIAPSGSAPEGTVAIKAGIHFDDGRYLEAEVKGGNIEVIPLAPGRKASLKINLSRGLNLGPIPKELEVRGGIVGIILDARGRPLTLPARREKIQKWLLGMET, from the coding sequence GTGGTAGAAAGGTTTGCAGTGGGTTCTATCCTTACAGTGGATTGGGGAAGCCTCTGGACCAAGGCCTTCCTTATAGACAGGGCCGATGGTAATTACCGTTTTGTAGCAAAGGGGTGGGCTCCCACCTTTGAACATGACCCTCTCAGGAGTCTGCAAGAGGCGATATCCAGGATAGAAAAAGCCACTGGCCGCCGCCTTACGGGTACTGAAGGCATGCCTCTTATCCCGGAAAGGGAGCTTGATGGCGTTGATTTCTTTACAGCCTCTGTGAGCTTCCCCCCTCCCCTGAAAGTAATGCTGATGGGGCTATCGGAAATAAGCCTTGAGGCTGCCCGCAGGGCTGTGAAGTGCTATTATACTAAAGAAACTGGCTCTTTCTCTTATCTGACAGAAGAAAGCCGGAATGCCAGGATCGAACGCCTCCTGCGCACTTTTAATGAAAACTTACCCGACCTTATATTGATAGCGGGGGGGGCGGAGAGGAGCAATCCGGCACCTCTTGTGGAAATGGCCCAGATGCTTTCCCTAGTTTACCCCCTTTTTCCGGTACCATGGAAGCCTCCTGTAATTTTTGCGGGAAACAGCGCAGCCTATGGCCCTGTGGAGGAACTCCTCAGCGGCCTGACGCAACTCCGATTGGTTGAGAACTTAATGCCTTCTCTTGAGGAACAAAACATTGGGACCCTCTTCAGGGAACTGGAGGAGCTCTACCGCCAGCTGAGGATTTCGGAAATATACAACCTGGGTTATTTGCGCTCAACCCTTTCTGCCCCCCTTATCCCTTCCCTTTCCTCCTTTACCCTGATAGTGCGTTATCTAAGCTCCTTATACGGTTTTGAGGGGGGCGTGCTGGGGGTAGATGCAGGCGGAACTTATATTACGATAATTGGCGCTAAGAAGGACAACTTCCTCACCGTTGTCCAGAGCGACCTGAGCCCCTGCCGGGCGTATTTTCTCCTTAAGGACCTGGAAAGAGTCACCCGCTGGCTCCCCATAGAAGTTGACCATGAAAAGGTGGCTGAGGCTATTCTGGAAAAAGCCCTTCGTCCTGAAACCATATCTCTTACGAAAGAGGAGCTCCTTCTGGAAGGAGCAATCCTCAGGGAAACGCTCATGGAAGCTTTCCTCACCGCTCAGGAGCCTCTCAAAGCCTTTTTCGGCCCTGAACTTTCGGTGGATATGATAGTGCTGACGGGTGGAGCCTTGAGTTCCTTCCCGATAGTGGGGTGGTTGACCCTTGCGGTGATTGATGCTTTCCAGCTTTCAGGGATAACCATGCTGGCGGTAGATAGACTGGGGCTCTGCACTCCCCTTGGTTCCCTTGTCTACATTAACCCTCAGGCTGTTTTTGAAATCCTGGAACGTGACGCTCTCACCCCGGTGGGCACAGTAATAGCTCCCTCGGGTTCCGCACCAGAGGGAACTGTCGCTATCAAAGCGGGCATCCATTTCGATGACGGAAGGTATTTGGAAGCGGAAGTAAAGGGGGGGAACATAGAGGTTATACCCCTGGCCCCCGGCCGCAAGGCGTCCTTAAAGATTAACCTTTCCAGAGGACTAAACCTCGGCCCGATACCGAAGGAATTGGAAGTAAGAGGTGGTATTGTAGGCATAATACTGGATGCCAGGGGTAGACCCCTGACCTTACCCGCCCGGCGGGAGAAAATCCAGAAATGGCTTCTGGGGATGGAGACATGA
- a CDS encoding macro domain-containing protein yields the protein MSEIVILKGDITAIEADAIVNAANNRLWMGSGVAGAIKRVGGEEIEREAVAKGPINVGEAVATGAGRLKARYVIHAAAMGYDDQGQMIPPSHESIRNATLNSLLLAEKLGLKSIAFPALGTGVGGFPLKEAAGIMLKAVRAHLAGGSGLERVIFVLFGDEAYQAFKEAFEEVSEG from the coding sequence ATGAGCGAAATCGTTATCCTCAAGGGCGATATAACCGCAATAGAGGCCGATGCTATAGTGAATGCGGCTAACAACAGGCTCTGGATGGGTAGTGGGGTGGCGGGAGCCATAAAGAGGGTCGGAGGCGAAGAAATTGAACGGGAGGCTGTAGCCAAGGGGCCTATAAACGTCGGGGAAGCGGTAGCCACAGGAGCAGGCCGCCTAAAGGCTCGCTACGTCATCCACGCTGCAGCCATGGGATACGATGATCAGGGCCAGATGATACCCCCTTCCCACGAATCCATCCGGAACGCAACCCTGAATAGTTTGCTCCTTGCCGAAAAGCTCGGCCTCAAAAGTATAGCTTTCCCCGCTCTGGGGACAGGAGTTGGGGGCTTTCCTTTAAAGGAAGCCGCCGGCATAATGCTAAAGGCTGTCCGTGCGCACCTGGCTGGGGGCAGCGGTCTGGAAAGAGTAATTTTTGTGCTCTTCGGAGACGAAGCCTATCAAGCCTTTAAGGAAGCCTTTGAGGAGGTGTCTGAAGGGTGA
- a CDS encoding zinc-ribbon domain-containing protein: MIYCPNCGTANREGSKYCNQCGARLFPEEGVRCQICGTVNPLGQERCLNCGASLKFAPVIEEKPPEELPHVPVFPEEVISEIPEEELPDFLSDLRLKIQEMAMPEEEKPEFIPEEKPPVTALEERKPPVIVEYPEEELPDWLKEAETVVPPVEPFAPAEWLKEVEIPWLEEETVEVPVLAEIPPWLEALRPVERPVEVPSMPEEEAEEEGALKGLKGVLKPAAIFMPPERISIRRERAELGPGREEIQKLLKLAPIAPSVKIRVPARKVRTHRFIYFVLFLAVLVPLLLGWPSIPSGSPPTPPGVEALFQTVEALPENSPVLVAFDYEPYMAGEMEMIASPVLAHLRDRGCSLAILSLNPTGPALAQGLMEKLGFRYGEEFVNLGYIPAVEASLRALGISVKELVEYDYLYGEPLNSFRAFQGIEKFTDWKLVVMLSAQSPALVGWIEQVGSIHQVPMVAVVIAGLKSYAEPYLNSGQLKGLLGGVTDAALYEALRGKLSESARAVPVQAFAIVIALFIILAGSLIRGKGAV; encoded by the coding sequence ATGATTTATTGCCCTAACTGCGGGACAGCTAACCGGGAAGGAAGCAAATACTGCAACCAATGTGGGGCTCGCCTCTTCCCTGAAGAGGGGGTCAGATGCCAGATATGTGGGACCGTTAACCCGCTGGGGCAAGAGAGATGCCTGAACTGTGGGGCTTCTCTGAAATTTGCTCCGGTTATTGAGGAAAAACCACCGGAAGAACTGCCCCATGTCCCGGTATTTCCCGAAGAAGTGATTTCGGAAATTCCGGAGGAAGAGCTCCCCGATTTTCTCTCCGACCTGAGACTAAAAATTCAGGAAATGGCCATGCCTGAAGAAGAAAAGCCCGAGTTTATCCCGGAGGAGAAGCCCCCTGTAACCGCTCTGGAAGAGAGAAAACCACCGGTCATAGTAGAATATCCGGAAGAAGAGCTTCCGGACTGGCTTAAAGAAGCCGAAACAGTTGTTCCTCCGGTCGAGCCTTTTGCTCCGGCTGAATGGCTTAAAGAGGTGGAAATCCCCTGGCTGGAAGAGGAAACTGTAGAAGTTCCGGTACTGGCCGAAATACCTCCCTGGCTTGAAGCCCTTCGGCCTGTGGAACGACCTGTTGAAGTCCCCAGCATGCCCGAGGAAGAGGCCGAGGAAGAAGGAGCCCTGAAAGGGTTGAAAGGGGTGCTGAAGCCCGCCGCGATCTTTATGCCTCCCGAAAGAATATCCATCCGCAGGGAAAGGGCTGAGCTGGGTCCTGGCAGGGAAGAAATCCAGAAACTACTTAAGCTGGCCCCGATCGCACCCTCGGTGAAAATTAGAGTTCCAGCCAGAAAAGTCCGCACCCACAGATTTATTTATTTTGTTCTCTTCCTGGCGGTGCTGGTGCCCCTGCTTCTGGGGTGGCCCTCTATTCCTTCAGGTTCTCCTCCAACTCCACCCGGAGTGGAAGCGCTTTTCCAGACAGTAGAGGCCCTTCCTGAAAATTCCCCTGTACTGGTGGCATTTGATTACGAGCCATATATGGCTGGGGAAATGGAAATGATAGCCTCCCCGGTCCTTGCGCACCTCAGGGACAGGGGATGCTCCCTGGCAATCCTCAGCTTGAACCCCACGGGTCCGGCCTTGGCCCAGGGCCTGATGGAAAAACTCGGCTTTCGTTATGGGGAAGAATTTGTCAACCTCGGCTACATACCCGCAGTGGAAGCGAGCCTTCGGGCTCTGGGCATTTCAGTTAAAGAGCTCGTAGAGTACGATTACCTTTACGGTGAACCTCTGAATTCCTTTCGGGCGTTCCAGGGTATAGAGAAATTCACTGATTGGAAATTGGTGGTCATGCTCAGTGCGCAATCGCCTGCTCTTGTGGGATGGATCGAACAGGTGGGCTCCATCCATCAGGTTCCGATGGTTGCAGTGGTGATAGCGGGTTTGAAATCTTATGCCGAGCCTTACCTGAATTCAGGGCAATTAAAAGGGTTACTGGGGGGTGTGACTGATGCCGCTCTCTACGAAGCCCTTCGGGGCAAGCTATCGGAATCGGCAAGGGCAGTACCCGTGCAAGCCTTTGCCATTGTAATTGCCCTGTTCATAATCCTGGCCGGAAGCCTCATCCGGGGCAAAGGGGCCGTTTAA
- a CDS encoding HEAT repeat domain-containing protein → MRLLGFLGRLFRKRTQDWKKLTQTLIGSPDPKARWEAAEALVGSPAEPELLEALARALGDDHPFVRWKAGEALLSIGGEEVIRLLLELLNRRDSVFRMEAARLLGKFKDSRAVESLSRALRSKSELVRWSAAEGLLDIGDEEAINCLKKFTNDPAWGVRRAVALGLGKGAIPKEEALPLLAELAKDSHPTVRSAAARAMGNLRAPDAEPALVTLLRDPHPQVRAEAASALGRIGGKEALASLGNLLEDQEMVFGETIASRVRKAIGLIKRRMLLAKLPGVGKRFSSFS, encoded by the coding sequence GTGAGGCTTCTGGGATTTTTAGGCAGGCTTTTCAGGAAGCGAACTCAAGACTGGAAGAAGCTAACCCAGACCCTTATAGGATCGCCTGATCCCAAAGCCAGGTGGGAGGCGGCAGAGGCCCTCGTGGGTTCGCCTGCGGAGCCGGAACTGCTTGAGGCCTTGGCCAGAGCTCTGGGTGATGATCATCCTTTCGTCCGGTGGAAAGCAGGAGAAGCCCTTCTCTCCATCGGAGGAGAAGAGGTGATACGGCTCCTTTTGGAGTTACTCAACCGAAGAGATTCGGTCTTTCGGATGGAAGCGGCCCGGCTTCTGGGCAAGTTTAAGGATTCCAGAGCGGTGGAGAGCCTCTCCAGAGCTCTCCGGAGCAAAAGTGAGCTGGTGCGTTGGAGCGCCGCCGAGGGCCTCCTGGATATTGGCGATGAAGAGGCGATAAATTGCCTTAAAAAGTTTACAAACGACCCGGCGTGGGGGGTGCGACGCGCAGTGGCTCTTGGCCTTGGAAAAGGGGCTATTCCGAAAGAGGAAGCACTGCCCTTGCTGGCTGAACTGGCAAAGGATTCCCACCCGACCGTTCGTTCAGCAGCGGCCAGAGCTATGGGTAACCTGAGAGCACCTGATGCTGAGCCTGCCCTGGTGACCCTGCTCAGGGATCCACACCCTCAGGTGCGAGCTGAAGCGGCCTCAGCCCTGGGCCGGATCGGAGGGAAAGAGGCCCTTGCTTCCCTCGGGAATCTTCTGGAAGACCAGGAGATGGTCTTTGGGGAAACCATAGCCAGCCGGGTTAGAAAGGCCATAGGCCTTATAAAAAGGCGCATGCTCCTGGCGAAATTGCCAGGGGTGGGCAAACGCTTTTCATCGTTTTCTTAA